From the genome of Methylocystis heyeri:
TGTCGTCGCTCTGCTTTTGCAATGGCCGCAGGAGCATTGGATGCGCTGGGCTGCGCTCGGCGTCTTCACGGTCGCCTGCATAACCGACTTCTTCGACGGCTATCTGGCCAGGATATGGAAACAGCAGTCGCCCCTTGGGCAGATGCTCGACCCCATCGCGGATAAGCTGCTGGTCGCCACCACGCTCCTCGCCGTCTCGGCCAACCAGACCCTTACGGGCTGGACCATCTGGGCCGCGATCATCATCCTGTGCCGCGAGATCCTGGTTTCCGGCCTGCGCGAATATCTCGCCGACCTCAAGGTGCCCTTGCCGGTGAGCGCCGTCGCGAAATGGAAGACCACCGTGCAGATGTTTGCGCTGGGCTTTTATATCGCCGGTCCCGCCGGTGAAGTCGTATTGCCGGGAACCGTCGCCATCGGCGCCGTGCTGCTGTGGATCGCGGCCGTGCTCACGCTCTATACCGCCGCCGACTATCTGATCGCCGGATGGCCGCATTTCGGGGACGAGGAGTGATGCGCGCGGTCTATTTCGCCTCGGTGCGCGAGAGAATCGGGGTTACCGAGGAAGACATCGACCCGCCGGCCGAAGTGGCCACGGTCGCGCAGCTCATCGACTGGCTGGCCGGCCGCGGCGAAGGCTATGCGGCGGCTTTCGCCAATTCGAAAACCATCAGGGCCGCCATCGACAAGGCTCATGCGCGCCCGGATTCGCCGATCTCCGCCGCGCGGGAGGTGGCTTTTTTCCCGCCCATGACGGGGGGATGAAAATGCCCGCGCCTGAAGTGCGCGTGACGTCCGAACCTTTCGATGCAGCGCGCGAAGAAGCCTTGCTGATCGAAGGGCGGCGCGACATCGGCGCCCTCGTCTCCTTTACCGGATTGTGCCGCGACGAGGCCGGAACGCTCGATGCGCTCGAGCTCGAACATTATCCCGGCATGGCGGAGCAGGAGATAGCGGCGGTCGCCGGCGAGGCGCTCGCCCGCTGGCCCTTGCAGGGACTGACCATCATCCACCGCTACGGCCTGATCCGGCCGGGAGAAAAGATCGTCCTGGTCGTCGTCGCGGCGAGCCATCGCGGCGAAGCCTTCCAGGCGGCCGAATTCCTGATGGATTTTCTTAAAACACGCGCCCCTTTCTGGAAGAAGGAGCACCGCGCCGACGGTCGTCCGGGAGACTGGGTCGAGGCCAAGGCCTGCGACGACGAGGCCGCCGACCGCTGGAGCCAAAACCGCAGTTAGAGTGTTTTCATGTTTCATTAAAAACATGAAAACATTCAAAAATTTCTGTTTTGACGCGTTTCCCACGCCGAACCGGCGTCCACTTCGGCTGGAAACGCTCTAATTCGTAAACGCCGTCCACGGAACCGCGAGGCGGACGATCCAGGCGTGAAGCGCGCTGGTCGCGACCGAAAGCACCAGAACAGTCAAGGACAGGACGTCCGCGTGGTCCCTGGGGCATTTCATCATGCGCGGCAGGCCGTAATAAAAGACATAAAGGCCGTAAAAGCCCACGATGTCGACCCATCGCAGCCCGGGAATGAGGCCGAAGGCGGAAGCCAGCCATGCGGGCGTGTAGGAATAGGCGGCGAGCGTGAGCGCCCGCTTGTCGTCCGTCTTGCCGTCGAAATAGGGGGCGATCATCGAAATGACGAAGGCCACCAGATAAAGCATCGGCAGGCTGAGCAGATACTGGAAACCGGCGCGCACCAGTCCGCCTGTGAGCGAAATTTGCTCCACGCCATGCGCGGCCGCCCGCGGAACGCCGAAAAAATACGCGCTGAGACAGCTGGCGAAGGGCGGAATCAACGCGAGATAAACGATGTATTCGCGATAGAGATCGAGAACGCTCTTATCCTCGGCCTCGATGATCTCCCATTCTTCCTTGGGAGAGAGAATGAGTCCGCGAATGCGTCGCGCGATATTCATGCCTGCCGTTCCTGCCGTCCTTGCGCCCGCATGGGGCGCCTCGAGCGACGATGAAAATCGCCGAAGACCAAAGCGCGCGTCCTTGTCGCGGAAGCTCCACGAACCTTGGATGAGCCGCGCCCTAAAGCGCGGCCTCTGGAGAGACGCGAGCGGAAACCTAGTCGAACGCGCAATTTCCGCAAGGGGCTTGCGAGGGAGGCCGCGCTGTGCGAGGGAAAGCCGCATCTCCCGGCCAGCCTGATCCACGCTTGCGAGCTGGCGCCTAAACCTGGTTGGCCGCATGAAAAAGAAACTCGAATATCTCTGGCCGGCGCTCGGCCTTTGCGCGGTCGTGGGCTCGTTTTATCTGCTCTATCACGAGTTCCGGGGCGAATCCGTCGGCTCCGAGGTCTGGTCCGCGCTGCGGTCGATATCCGTGCAGAACTACCTCCTGGCGGGCGCGG
Proteins encoded in this window:
- the pgsA gene encoding CDP-diacylglycerol--glycerol-3-phosphate 3-phosphatidyltransferase, whose protein sequence is MSETAFPRRRMRHALALPNLLTYGRLVAVPVVALLLQWPQEHWMRWAALGVFTVACITDFFDGYLARIWKQQSPLGQMLDPIADKLLVATTLLAVSANQTLTGWTIWAAIIILCREILVSGLREYLADLKVPLPVSAVAKWKTTVQMFALGFYIAGPAGEVVLPGTVAIGAVLLWIAAVLTLYTAADYLIAGWPHFGDEE
- a CDS encoding molybdenum cofactor biosynthesis protein MoaE, whose product is MPAPEVRVTSEPFDAAREEALLIEGRRDIGALVSFTGLCRDEAGTLDALELEHYPGMAEQEIAAVAGEALARWPLQGLTIIHRYGLIRPGEKIVLVVVAASHRGEAFQAAEFLMDFLKTRAPFWKKEHRADGRPGDWVEAKACDDEAADRWSQNRS
- the moaD gene encoding molybdopterin converting factor subunit 1, which translates into the protein MRAVYFASVRERIGVTEEDIDPPAEVATVAQLIDWLAGRGEGYAAAFANSKTIRAAIDKAHARPDSPISAAREVAFFPPMTGG
- a CDS encoding Yip1 family protein, coding for MNIARRIRGLILSPKEEWEIIEAEDKSVLDLYREYIVYLALIPPFASCLSAYFFGVPRAAAHGVEQISLTGGLVRAGFQYLLSLPMLYLVAFVISMIAPYFDGKTDDKRALTLAAYSYTPAWLASAFGLIPGLRWVDIVGFYGLYVFYYGLPRMMKCPRDHADVLSLTVLVLSVATSALHAWIVRLAVPWTAFTN